One Nerophis ophidion isolate RoL-2023_Sa linkage group LG06, RoL_Noph_v1.0, whole genome shotgun sequence genomic region harbors:
- the LOC133555121 gene encoding sentrin-specific protease 7-like isoform X1: protein MDSERLSPTLKSDHISEGRTGVCSLRKSVSVEARDSLAELREHVHDGSLTSPLPGHKTWKKADYVQESASDSHADFPATNKASYSNKYRHSPSSLMEATSSGVTDNRKSSKANEELGEEERRRWMAFRQRKKTSRVVGLHPGRRKQAQLEPIVLSSEEDERDEGDESSQMDKTGQNIIPHQFPGRHSLPRQDVVSELPSFLELDFLLLHCGLTRADANGKMMITSSGIFLPLKGKEEGEVSVVASQVRGYGLWDGDVVRGGTLLDELEGLTPSLLILWVTDAQANMLQREMAILHNSTAKGPACFILLLVMTEQLSDLQAALLASMLEMTDFREGRSSSAEQPTSPLDWNDGQLLLQSCPPPLDEHLLDLLGQLPVRLTCQGKVQVEVHLLHVKCLTASCWSIFMTFLLGRLIQYPAAPSRGRITVTKEDLSCLERGEFLNDVIIDFYLKFLLLEGGGCAVAERSHIFSSFFFKQLSRGQVADESIAAFQDPYMRHQRVKTWTRHVDIFNKDFLFVPINQDAHWFLAVVCFPGQDGVHYEQQTSASRLVSLRSEQPPACTQQGCTRNTVLTRPCILVMDSLKLLHHEHVCKLLRDYLQVEWEERRELRRVFSSDNMHNCSCIVPQQDNSTDCGLYLLQYVESFLQNPVVHFDLPPHLVNWFPRHRVRQKREEIRALIMRLHKSQSQA from the exons ATGGATTCAGAGCGCCTCTCTCCAACACTTAAGAGTGACCATATAAGTGAGGGAAGAACAG GTGTTTGTTCGCTCCGTAAAAGTGTATCAGTGGAGGCGCGGGACTCTCTTGCTGAGCTAAGAGAACATGTGCACGATGGGAGCTTGACTTCCCCCTTGCCGGGACACAAAACATGGAAAAAAGCTGATTATGTGCAGGAG TCTGCTTCAGATAGCCATGCAGACTTTCCTGCTACAAACAAAGCATCTTATTCAAACAAGTACAGACATTCCCCCTCCTCGTTGATGGAAGCAACATCTAGTGGGGTGACGGACAACAGGAAGTCCTCCAAGGCAAATGAGGAGCTGGGGGAGGAAGAGAGAAGGAGGTGGATGGCCTTCAGGCAGAGAAAGAAAACCAGTAGGGTAGTTGGTCTGCATCCTGGTCGAAGGAAGCAAGCCCAGTTGGAGCCAA TCGTTTTATCGAGTGAGGAAGACGAGCGGGATGAAGGTGATGAGAGCAGCCAGATGGACAAAACCGGTCAGAATATAATTCCTCATCAGTTTCCAGGAAGACACTCTCTCCCAAGGCAAGACGTGGTCTCAGAGCTGCCTTCCTTCCTGGAACTGGACTTTTTGTTGCTTCACTGCGGCCTGACACGTGCTGATGCCAATGGAAAGATGATG ATTACATCAAGTGGAATCTTTCTACCTCTAAAAG GAAAAGAAGAAGGCGAGGTCAGTGTTGTGGCGTCACAGGTGCGAGGGTATGGTTTATGGGACGGTGATGTAGTTCGAGGCGGGACTTTGCTTGATGAACTGGAAGGGCTGACCCCCTCGCTGCTCATTCTGTGGGTGACGGACGCTCAGGCCAACATGTTACAGCGAGAGATGGCTATCCTTCACAACTCTACTGCCAAAG GTCCAGCCTGCTTCATCCTGCTGCTGGTGATGACAGAGCAGCTTTCTGACCTGCAGGCTGCACTGCTGGCATCTATGTTGGAGATGACGGACTTCAGGGAGGGCCGCTCTTCTTCAGCAGAGCAGCCGACTTCTCCCCTGGACTGGAATGATGGACAGCTGCTCCTTCAGAGCTGCCCGCCACCTTTGGATGAGCACCTCCTCGATCTGCTGGGCCAGTTGCCAGTAAGACTAACTTGTCAGGGGAAAGTGCAAGTGGAGGTCCACCTCCTTCAT GTAAAATGCTTAACTGCCAGTTGTTGGAGCATCTTTATGACGTTTTTGCTGGGCAGGTTGATTCAGTATCCAGCAGCACCTTCCAGAGGCCGTATCACAGTAACTAAAGAAGACTTGTCCTGTCTGGAAAGAGGCGAATTCCTGAATGATGTCATCATCGACTTCTACCTCAA GTTCCTCCTCCTGGAGGGTGGAGGCTGTGCTGTGGCGGAGCGCAGTCACATCTTCAGCAGTTTCTTCTTCAAACAGCTCAGCAGAGGGCAAGTCGCTGATGAAAGTATCGCTGCTTTCCA AGATCCATACATGAGACACCAGCGTGTGAAGACGTGGACTCGCCATGTGGACATTTTCAACAAAGACTTCTTATTTGTGCCCATTAATCAAGA CGCGCACTGGTTCCTGGCGGTGGTTTGTTTCCCAGGTCAGGATGGTGTTCATTATGAGCAGCAAACAA GTGCATCCAGGCTGGTCAGTCTGAGATCAGAGCAGCCGCCG GCATGTACACAGCAAGGCTGCACGAGGAACACTGTGTTGACACG GCCGTGTATCCTGGTCATGGATTCTCTGAAACTATTGCATCATGAACATGTTTGCAAGCTTCTGAGAGA TTACCTGCAGGTTGAGTGGGAAGAGCGTAGGGAGCTGCGTCGTGTCTTCTCCTCAGACAACATGCACAACTGCAGCTGCATCGTCCCACAGCAGGACAACAGCACTGACTGCGGTCTGTACCTGTTGCAGTACGTGGAGAGCTTCCTTCAG AACCCTGTGGTGCACTTTGACCTACCTCCACATTTGGTTAACTGGTTTCCACGACATCGTGTGCGACAGAAACGTGAGGAGATCCGAGCCTTGATCATGAGGCTACACAAAAGTCAGTCACAAGCCTAA
- the LOC133555121 gene encoding sentrin-specific protease 7-like isoform X2 produces MDSERLSPTLKSDHISEGRTGVCSLRKSVSVEARDSLAELREHVHDGSLTSPLPGHKTWKKADYVQESASDSHADFPATNKASYSNKYRHSPSSLMEATSSGVTDNRKSSKANEELGEEERRRWMAFRQRKKTSRVVGLHPGRRKQAQLEPIVLSSEEDERDEGDESSQMDKTGQNIIPHQFPGRHSLPRQDVVSELPSFLELDFLLLHCGLTRADANGKMMITSSGIFLPLKGKEEGEVSVVASQVRGYGLWDGDVVRGGTLLDELEGLTPSLLILWVTDAQANMLQREMAILHNSTAKGPACFILLLVMTEQLSDLQAALLASMLEMTDFREGRSSSAEQPTSPLDWNDGQLLLQSCPPPLDEHLLDLLGQLPEVSSTSTRQGIKQSSALPFASRLIQYPAAPSRGRITVTKEDLSCLERGEFLNDVIIDFYLKFLLLEGGGCAVAERSHIFSSFFFKQLSRGQVADESIAAFQDPYMRHQRVKTWTRHVDIFNKDFLFVPINQDAHWFLAVVCFPGQDGVHYEQQTSASRLVSLRSEQPPACTQQGCTRNTVLTRPCILVMDSLKLLHHEHVCKLLRDYLQVEWEERRELRRVFSSDNMHNCSCIVPQQDNSTDCGLYLLQYVESFLQNPVVHFDLPPHLVNWFPRHRVRQKREEIRALIMRLHKSQSQA; encoded by the exons ATGGATTCAGAGCGCCTCTCTCCAACACTTAAGAGTGACCATATAAGTGAGGGAAGAACAG GTGTTTGTTCGCTCCGTAAAAGTGTATCAGTGGAGGCGCGGGACTCTCTTGCTGAGCTAAGAGAACATGTGCACGATGGGAGCTTGACTTCCCCCTTGCCGGGACACAAAACATGGAAAAAAGCTGATTATGTGCAGGAG TCTGCTTCAGATAGCCATGCAGACTTTCCTGCTACAAACAAAGCATCTTATTCAAACAAGTACAGACATTCCCCCTCCTCGTTGATGGAAGCAACATCTAGTGGGGTGACGGACAACAGGAAGTCCTCCAAGGCAAATGAGGAGCTGGGGGAGGAAGAGAGAAGGAGGTGGATGGCCTTCAGGCAGAGAAAGAAAACCAGTAGGGTAGTTGGTCTGCATCCTGGTCGAAGGAAGCAAGCCCAGTTGGAGCCAA TCGTTTTATCGAGTGAGGAAGACGAGCGGGATGAAGGTGATGAGAGCAGCCAGATGGACAAAACCGGTCAGAATATAATTCCTCATCAGTTTCCAGGAAGACACTCTCTCCCAAGGCAAGACGTGGTCTCAGAGCTGCCTTCCTTCCTGGAACTGGACTTTTTGTTGCTTCACTGCGGCCTGACACGTGCTGATGCCAATGGAAAGATGATG ATTACATCAAGTGGAATCTTTCTACCTCTAAAAG GAAAAGAAGAAGGCGAGGTCAGTGTTGTGGCGTCACAGGTGCGAGGGTATGGTTTATGGGACGGTGATGTAGTTCGAGGCGGGACTTTGCTTGATGAACTGGAAGGGCTGACCCCCTCGCTGCTCATTCTGTGGGTGACGGACGCTCAGGCCAACATGTTACAGCGAGAGATGGCTATCCTTCACAACTCTACTGCCAAAG GTCCAGCCTGCTTCATCCTGCTGCTGGTGATGACAGAGCAGCTTTCTGACCTGCAGGCTGCACTGCTGGCATCTATGTTGGAGATGACGGACTTCAGGGAGGGCCGCTCTTCTTCAGCAGAGCAGCCGACTTCTCCCCTGGACTGGAATGATGGACAGCTGCTCCTTCAGAGCTGCCCGCCACCTTTGGATGAGCACCTCCTCGATCTGCTGGGCCAGTTGCCA gaGGTTTCTAGTACGTCGACAAGACAAGGCATAAAACAGTCATCTGCTCTGCCATTTGCCAGCAG GTTGATTCAGTATCCAGCAGCACCTTCCAGAGGCCGTATCACAGTAACTAAAGAAGACTTGTCCTGTCTGGAAAGAGGCGAATTCCTGAATGATGTCATCATCGACTTCTACCTCAA GTTCCTCCTCCTGGAGGGTGGAGGCTGTGCTGTGGCGGAGCGCAGTCACATCTTCAGCAGTTTCTTCTTCAAACAGCTCAGCAGAGGGCAAGTCGCTGATGAAAGTATCGCTGCTTTCCA AGATCCATACATGAGACACCAGCGTGTGAAGACGTGGACTCGCCATGTGGACATTTTCAACAAAGACTTCTTATTTGTGCCCATTAATCAAGA CGCGCACTGGTTCCTGGCGGTGGTTTGTTTCCCAGGTCAGGATGGTGTTCATTATGAGCAGCAAACAA GTGCATCCAGGCTGGTCAGTCTGAGATCAGAGCAGCCGCCG GCATGTACACAGCAAGGCTGCACGAGGAACACTGTGTTGACACG GCCGTGTATCCTGGTCATGGATTCTCTGAAACTATTGCATCATGAACATGTTTGCAAGCTTCTGAGAGA TTACCTGCAGGTTGAGTGGGAAGAGCGTAGGGAGCTGCGTCGTGTCTTCTCCTCAGACAACATGCACAACTGCAGCTGCATCGTCCCACAGCAGGACAACAGCACTGACTGCGGTCTGTACCTGTTGCAGTACGTGGAGAGCTTCCTTCAG AACCCTGTGGTGCACTTTGACCTACCTCCACATTTGGTTAACTGGTTTCCACGACATCGTGTGCGACAGAAACGTGAGGAGATCCGAGCCTTGATCATGAGGCTACACAAAAGTCAGTCACAAGCCTAA
- the LOC133555121 gene encoding sentrin-specific protease 7-like isoform X3, with amino-acid sequence MDSERLSPTLKSDHISEGRTGVCSLRKSVSVEARDSLAELREHVHDGSLTSPLPGHKTWKKADYVQESASDSHADFPATNKASYSNKYRHSPSSLMEATSSGVTDNRKSSKANEELGEEERRRWMAFRQRKKTSRVVGLHPGRRKQAQLEPIVLSSEEDERDEGRHSLPRQDVVSELPSFLELDFLLLHCGLTRADANGKMMITSSGIFLPLKGKEEGEVSVVASQVRGYGLWDGDVVRGGTLLDELEGLTPSLLILWVTDAQANMLQREMAILHNSTAKGPACFILLLVMTEQLSDLQAALLASMLEMTDFREGRSSSAEQPTSPLDWNDGQLLLQSCPPPLDEHLLDLLGQLPVRLTCQGKVQVEVHLLHVKCLTASCWSIFMTFLLGRLIQYPAAPSRGRITVTKEDLSCLERGEFLNDVIIDFYLKFLLLEGGGCAVAERSHIFSSFFFKQLSRGQVADESIAAFQDPYMRHQRVKTWTRHVDIFNKDFLFVPINQDAHWFLAVVCFPGQDGVHYEQQTSASRLVSLRSEQPPACTQQGCTRNTVLTRPCILVMDSLKLLHHEHVCKLLRDYLQVEWEERRELRRVFSSDNMHNCSCIVPQQDNSTDCGLYLLQYVESFLQNPVVHFDLPPHLVNWFPRHRVRQKREEIRALIMRLHKSQSQA; translated from the exons ATGGATTCAGAGCGCCTCTCTCCAACACTTAAGAGTGACCATATAAGTGAGGGAAGAACAG GTGTTTGTTCGCTCCGTAAAAGTGTATCAGTGGAGGCGCGGGACTCTCTTGCTGAGCTAAGAGAACATGTGCACGATGGGAGCTTGACTTCCCCCTTGCCGGGACACAAAACATGGAAAAAAGCTGATTATGTGCAGGAG TCTGCTTCAGATAGCCATGCAGACTTTCCTGCTACAAACAAAGCATCTTATTCAAACAAGTACAGACATTCCCCCTCCTCGTTGATGGAAGCAACATCTAGTGGGGTGACGGACAACAGGAAGTCCTCCAAGGCAAATGAGGAGCTGGGGGAGGAAGAGAGAAGGAGGTGGATGGCCTTCAGGCAGAGAAAGAAAACCAGTAGGGTAGTTGGTCTGCATCCTGGTCGAAGGAAGCAAGCCCAGTTGGAGCCAA TCGTTTTATCGAGTGAGGAAGACGAGCGGGATGAAG GAAGACACTCTCTCCCAAGGCAAGACGTGGTCTCAGAGCTGCCTTCCTTCCTGGAACTGGACTTTTTGTTGCTTCACTGCGGCCTGACACGTGCTGATGCCAATGGAAAGATGATG ATTACATCAAGTGGAATCTTTCTACCTCTAAAAG GAAAAGAAGAAGGCGAGGTCAGTGTTGTGGCGTCACAGGTGCGAGGGTATGGTTTATGGGACGGTGATGTAGTTCGAGGCGGGACTTTGCTTGATGAACTGGAAGGGCTGACCCCCTCGCTGCTCATTCTGTGGGTGACGGACGCTCAGGCCAACATGTTACAGCGAGAGATGGCTATCCTTCACAACTCTACTGCCAAAG GTCCAGCCTGCTTCATCCTGCTGCTGGTGATGACAGAGCAGCTTTCTGACCTGCAGGCTGCACTGCTGGCATCTATGTTGGAGATGACGGACTTCAGGGAGGGCCGCTCTTCTTCAGCAGAGCAGCCGACTTCTCCCCTGGACTGGAATGATGGACAGCTGCTCCTTCAGAGCTGCCCGCCACCTTTGGATGAGCACCTCCTCGATCTGCTGGGCCAGTTGCCAGTAAGACTAACTTGTCAGGGGAAAGTGCAAGTGGAGGTCCACCTCCTTCAT GTAAAATGCTTAACTGCCAGTTGTTGGAGCATCTTTATGACGTTTTTGCTGGGCAGGTTGATTCAGTATCCAGCAGCACCTTCCAGAGGCCGTATCACAGTAACTAAAGAAGACTTGTCCTGTCTGGAAAGAGGCGAATTCCTGAATGATGTCATCATCGACTTCTACCTCAA GTTCCTCCTCCTGGAGGGTGGAGGCTGTGCTGTGGCGGAGCGCAGTCACATCTTCAGCAGTTTCTTCTTCAAACAGCTCAGCAGAGGGCAAGTCGCTGATGAAAGTATCGCTGCTTTCCA AGATCCATACATGAGACACCAGCGTGTGAAGACGTGGACTCGCCATGTGGACATTTTCAACAAAGACTTCTTATTTGTGCCCATTAATCAAGA CGCGCACTGGTTCCTGGCGGTGGTTTGTTTCCCAGGTCAGGATGGTGTTCATTATGAGCAGCAAACAA GTGCATCCAGGCTGGTCAGTCTGAGATCAGAGCAGCCGCCG GCATGTACACAGCAAGGCTGCACGAGGAACACTGTGTTGACACG GCCGTGTATCCTGGTCATGGATTCTCTGAAACTATTGCATCATGAACATGTTTGCAAGCTTCTGAGAGA TTACCTGCAGGTTGAGTGGGAAGAGCGTAGGGAGCTGCGTCGTGTCTTCTCCTCAGACAACATGCACAACTGCAGCTGCATCGTCCCACAGCAGGACAACAGCACTGACTGCGGTCTGTACCTGTTGCAGTACGTGGAGAGCTTCCTTCAG AACCCTGTGGTGCACTTTGACCTACCTCCACATTTGGTTAACTGGTTTCCACGACATCGTGTGCGACAGAAACGTGAGGAGATCCGAGCCTTGATCATGAGGCTACACAAAAGTCAGTCACAAGCCTAA